CAAGATGTCTTTGAAATCAGTTAATGATATTTTAAGTCTTTCGGAAATTCAGATATTACTGCACCAGCAGCCATTAGAGCGCTTGCTCAAGTGTTGGGCTGAAGTGGTAGGGACTACGATCGCTCATCATACTCAACCATTGTCGATTCAGCGCGATGTATTGCGGGTGGCAACTTCTAGCGCTGCTTGGGCGCAAAATTTGACTTTCGAGCGCCAGCGACTGCTTGTAAAGTTAAATGAAAAACTGCCCGATCCTTTAGTAGATATTCACTTCTCTACTGCTGGCTGGAAGCGTCCCCAAGATAAAGCAAACCAGCAAAAAACGCTTTTGCCATCTGAGCATCCCAGCTACCTGGACGATGAGATCGGCATCAAGCGCGATCGCGCACCTACTAAGAATGCGAATGCTGCTTTTGAAAATTGGAAGACGGCTATGCAAAGGCGATCGCATCATTTACCTATTTGTCCTCAATGTCAATCTCCCACCCCACCAGGCGAAATTCAGCGTTGGGGTGTCTGTTCTATCTGTGCTACCAAGCTGTTTTCTAATATTTGAAGACAACAAAAAAATAGATGAACGTAGTAGGCGTGGATAGCGCCTATTTACAGCACACACGAGTGCTTACTACAAAAAACCTTATTAATGATTTAATATTTTACTCTCAACGATAGAAAAATTATATTTCTCAGGTAGTATTCCTGTAGATATACTGATTGAAATTTCTCGTAATTTTCCCTTTTATTTATGCCAGCTATGTTATGTGACATTTTTGGAGGTGAATTTAATACGCTGACTAAATCTAAAACATAAGGCTTAACCTTGATCCCTAATGCTTTTGAGCTTTATATCGCTGTATTTACGGTAGTTAGATTATTGCCAAATATGACACAAATATAAAAATTTTATAAAGTTAATATTTTCATCGGGATCGCTAGAACATATACAGAATAATGGGTTTCTGGCTTAAATAGGTATTTATATGTAGAGCAGAATTGAAACTAGAAATCAGCCCTAACGGGATTTAAAATGAACCCAAATGAAACCTATTAAATTCTTGACTTCTGCCTGTCGATATTGTCGTCATTACAAGCCGGAAGGACGCCGTGGCGGACTTTGCCAACAGTTGGGAGCGCCAGTTCTCGGAAGTTGGAAGGCTTGCTCTTTCGCGCTCCCACCGTTTGCACCTACCTGGGAAAGTTTGGAAGATGTTTGGAGTTTGCCTGATGCAACACCAGTTTTGGCTTCTAGTTCTAATGGTTCTAGTTTAGATAAAATTGCAGTTGCTTGTGTGACTCAAACAGCCGTCTGCACTTCTGAACAGGCACAAGCTCAGGCAATTTTAATTTAGGGGCTGATTGTTACCGAACTCGCTTTCATTAATCTGCCCAAAGTAAATTTGGTTTTAATACTTATTAATCTGTAAAGAATCTTCACATTTTCAAAAATCGCACCTTTAAGCAAAGG
Above is a genomic segment from Tolypothrix sp. NIES-4075 containing:
- a CDS encoding DUF721 domain-containing protein; its protein translation is MSLKSVNDILSLSEIQILLHQQPLERLLKCWAEVVGTTIAHHTQPLSIQRDVLRVATSSAAWAQNLTFERQRLLVKLNEKLPDPLVDIHFSTAGWKRPQDKANQQKTLLPSEHPSYLDDEIGIKRDRAPTKNANAAFENWKTAMQRRSHHLPICPQCQSPTPPGEIQRWGVCSICATKLFSNI